In the genome of Loxodonta africana isolate mLoxAfr1 chromosome 16, mLoxAfr1.hap2, whole genome shotgun sequence, one region contains:
- the PSTK gene encoding L-seryl-tRNA(Sec) kinase → MKAGEEAGGADSEGPRKLGLCVLCGLPAAGKSTFARALGHQLRQQRGWAVGVVAYDDVMPDAFLEQPSQWKLLRQELLKYLDCFLMAVVNECQMSAPPDRTEAMWEDFITCLKDQDLVSSAALEAQSCYLLTKTAVSRSLFLVLDDNFYYQSMRYEVYQLARKYSLGFCQLFLDCPIETCLQRNGQRPRAVPAETIHLMRRKIEKPNPEKNAWEHNSLTIQSPACSSEASLEVTDLLLTALENPVKNVEDNWEQKETDRIICSASTLHQADQMLRRIISQTMKEAKGEQVPPYNLKLLAEELNKLRAEFLEDLRQGSNKKYLCFQQTTGISDVISFFHYEKDNIVQKYFSTQH, encoded by the exons ATGAAGGCCGGAGAGGAAGCCGGAGGAGCGGACAGCGAGGGGCCACGGAAGCTAGGACTCTGCGTCCTCTGCGGCCTGCCTGCTGCAGGAAAATCGACCTTCGCGCGGGCCCTGGGCCACCAGCTGCGGCAACAGCGCGGCTGGGCAGTCGGCGTCGTCGCATACGATGACGTCATGCCGGACGCTTTCCTCGAGCAG CCCTCTCAGTGGAAATTGCTTCGACAGGAACTGTTGAAGTACCTAGACTGCTTCTTGATGGCTGTCGTTAACGAGTGTCAGATGTCTGCCCCACCCGACAGAACTGAAGCCATGTGGGAAGATTTTATTACTTGTTTAAAGGATCAAGATCTGGTATCTTCTGCAGCGCTTGAGGCCCAGTCTTGCTACCTCTTAACGAAGACTGCTGTTTCCagatctttgtttttggttttggatgacAACTTTTATTATCAAAGCATGAGATATGAAGTCTACCAGTTGGCTCGGAAAT ATTCATTAGGCTTTTGCCAGCTCTTTTTAGATTGTCCTATTGAGACCTGTTTACAGAGGAATGGCCAGAGGCCAAGGGCAGTGCCAGCTGAGACCATTCATCTGATGAGAAGAAAGATAGAAAAGCCCAACCCTGAGAAAAATGCTTGGGAACACAACAGCCTCACAATTCAGAGTCCCGCGTGTTCTTCCGAAGCCAG CCTGGAGGTGACTGATTTATTGCTTACTGCTTTGGAGAATCCAGTAAAAAATGTCGAGGACAATTGGGAACAGAAG GAAACAGacagaattatttgttcagctaGTACTCTTCATCAAGCTGATCAGATGCTCCGAAGAATTATCTCTCAGACAATGAAGGAAGCAAAAG gtgaacaAGTGCCTCCTTACAACTTGAAGCTTCTAGCAGAAGAACTTAACAAGCTCAGAGCAGAGTTTTTGGAAGACCTAAGACAAGGGAGCAATAAAAAGTATCTGTGCTTTCAGCAAACCACTGGCATATCAgatgtcatttctttttttcattatgaGAAAGATAACATTGTACAGAAGTATTTTTCAACGCAGCATTAA